A region of Haloplanus sp. XH21 DNA encodes the following proteins:
- a CDS encoding MFS transporter — MFGSTLDAVRGFRRPVYAVAGGRLINVFGSGLVYPFASIHFHLQVGIPLSIVGLGLLANNVATAAGTAVGGYLADRYGRRSVMVGSMALSAVTLAAYALVTTGAGFVAVATAAGLTMGLYAPASQAMIADLTDAAERERGYGLLKVASNVGFGSGFVVGGVLYEFANTAVFVADGLTSAVVAGVLLVALPEIHDGRADATLSESVGDWSRAISRPRLVALALLNVGFAVMYAQMQATVPVVASETLGLDSAQIGTLYVLNPLVLVLFQMPVLAAVDDWRRTRGLVASTAFWAVSFGAILALDPLSQAASGLALDWEPMAVGVGLVGAFLVLRTVGEVLHSPLVTSLASDLGPADDRGSRLSLIEIAKRLGMGLGAALGGAFFDFGLVGLLWPTLIVACGGLAVGLLALERRVSPAENGGVD; from the coding sequence GTGTTTGGGTCGACGCTCGACGCCGTCCGCGGGTTTCGGCGCCCCGTCTACGCCGTCGCGGGTGGCCGCCTCATCAACGTCTTCGGGTCCGGGTTGGTCTACCCCTTCGCCAGCATCCACTTCCACCTTCAGGTCGGCATCCCGCTGAGTATCGTCGGCCTCGGCCTCCTCGCCAACAACGTCGCGACGGCGGCGGGGACGGCCGTCGGCGGCTACCTCGCCGACCGCTACGGCCGACGGTCGGTGATGGTCGGCAGCATGGCCCTCTCGGCGGTCACCCTCGCAGCCTACGCCCTCGTCACCACCGGCGCGGGATTCGTCGCGGTGGCGACGGCCGCCGGCCTGACGATGGGGTTGTACGCCCCCGCGAGTCAAGCGATGATCGCCGACCTCACCGACGCCGCGGAGCGCGAACGCGGCTACGGTCTGCTGAAAGTCGCCAGCAACGTCGGCTTCGGCTCCGGGTTCGTCGTCGGCGGCGTCCTCTACGAGTTCGCCAACACCGCCGTCTTCGTCGCCGACGGCCTCACCTCCGCCGTCGTCGCTGGCGTCCTCCTCGTTGCCCTGCCCGAGATCCACGACGGGCGGGCCGACGCCACGCTCTCCGAGAGCGTCGGCGACTGGAGCCGGGCCATCTCTCGTCCCCGTCTAGTTGCCCTCGCCCTCCTCAACGTCGGCTTCGCCGTCATGTACGCCCAGATGCAGGCGACGGTCCCCGTCGTCGCCAGCGAGACGCTCGGCCTCGACTCCGCTCAGATCGGCACGCTCTACGTGTTGAACCCGCTCGTGCTGGTGCTCTTCCAGATGCCCGTCCTCGCCGCCGTCGACGACTGGCGGCGCACCCGCGGGCTCGTCGCCTCGACGGCGTTCTGGGCCGTCAGTTTCGGCGCGATCCTCGCGCTGGATCCACTTAGCCAGGCCGCCTCGGGACTCGCGCTCGACTGGGAACCCATGGCCGTCGGTGTCGGCCTCGTCGGCGCCTTCCTCGTCCTGCGGACCGTCGGCGAAGTGCTCCACTCGCCGCTCGTCACGTCGCTCGCGAGCGACCTCGGCCCCGCCGACGACCGCGGGTCACGCCTCTCGCTCATCGAGATCGCCAAGCGCCTCGGGATGGGTCTCGGGGCCGCCCTCGGCGGCGCCTTCTTCGATTTCGGCCTCGTTGGCCTGCTCTGGCCGACGCTCATCGTCGCCTGTGGCGGCCTCGCGGTCGGCCTGCTGGCGCTCGAACGCCGCGTGTCGCCCGCCGAGAACGGCGGCGTCGACTAA
- the menE gene encoding o-succinylbenzoate--CoA ligase: MDDPLTYRADSTPDATALIAADRDDRWSVADLDVAVERTAGRLAALGVRPGDRLGMCLPTRPAAVRIVHAALRLGAVLVPLGPRLTAPELADRLDRADVTTLVCGASTAATAAEATADEPSLPVVSVDDADSDRVTALGSRTPDAVVPHDWRLETTLVAPFTSGTTGAPKAVALTLRNLLASAVAAAFRIGFARDETWHVALPIHHVGGLTPLIRMPLYGMTVVLRESFDADAIADDIEAYDVTATSLVPTTLSRLLDATSGSLGPSLRAVLLGGAPASEALLNRCRDRDVPAFPTYGMTETASQIATATPAEAAARPGTVGRPLLWTDLSVRDDAGDELPPGDIGEFVVSGPTVSPGYLDAERDVFGPHGLRTGDVGYRDEDGYVWVIGRTDDLIVTGGENVAPDEVTDALLSHPDVADAAVVGLPDDEWGERVAALVVPRAGAALSAGDIESHCRERLAGYKCPRTIRLADAVPRTDSGTVDRDAVRKRLVD, from the coding sequence ATGGACGACCCGCTCACGTACCGGGCGGACAGCACCCCGGACGCGACGGCGCTGATCGCCGCCGACCGCGACGACCGCTGGTCGGTCGCCGACCTCGATGTGGCCGTCGAGCGAACCGCCGGTCGCCTCGCCGCCCTCGGCGTCCGGCCCGGCGACCGCCTCGGCATGTGCCTCCCGACGCGTCCCGCTGCCGTCCGGATCGTTCACGCGGCGCTCCGACTCGGGGCCGTCCTCGTGCCGCTCGGCCCCCGGCTCACCGCGCCGGAACTCGCTGACCGGCTGGATCGGGCAGATGTCACGACGCTCGTCTGTGGCGCCTCGACAGCGGCGACGGCGGCCGAGGCGACGGCCGACGAACCGTCACTCCCCGTCGTCTCCGTCGACGACGCCGACAGCGACCGCGTGACTGCGCTGGGATCGCGGACGCCCGACGCGGTCGTTCCTCACGACTGGCGCCTCGAAACGACGCTCGTCGCCCCGTTCACGTCGGGGACGACGGGCGCGCCGAAGGCGGTGGCGCTGACGCTTCGCAACCTCCTCGCGAGCGCCGTCGCGGCCGCGTTCCGCATCGGGTTCGCCCGCGACGAGACCTGGCACGTCGCCCTCCCGATCCACCACGTCGGCGGTCTCACGCCGCTCATTCGGATGCCGCTGTACGGCATGACGGTCGTCCTCCGCGAGTCGTTCGACGCCGACGCCATCGCCGACGACATCGAGGCGTACGACGTGACGGCCACGTCGCTCGTCCCGACCACCCTCTCGCGACTCCTCGATGCGACGAGCGGATCGCTCGGCCCGTCGCTCCGGGCGGTGTTGCTGGGGGGCGCGCCCGCGTCCGAGGCCCTGCTCAACCGGTGTCGGGATCGCGACGTGCCGGCCTTCCCCACCTACGGCATGACCGAGACGGCCTCCCAGATCGCGACGGCGACGCCGGCGGAGGCGGCCGCCCGTCCCGGCACCGTCGGTCGGCCGTTGCTCTGGACCGACCTCTCCGTTCGCGACGATGCGGGCGACGAGTTGCCGCCCGGCGACATCGGCGAGTTCGTCGTCTCGGGGCCGACGGTGTCGCCGGGCTACCTCGACGCGGAGCGGGACGTGTTCGGCCCGCACGGCCTGCGGACGGGCGACGTGGGCTACCGCGACGAGGACGGCTACGTGTGGGTCATCGGGCGCACCGACGATCTGATCGTCACCGGCGGAGAGAACGTCGCGCCCGACGAGGTGACGGACGCGCTCCTGAGTCATCCCGACGTGGCCGACGCGGCCGTCGTCGGACTCCCGGACGACGAGTGGGGCGAGCGGGTCGCCGCCCTGGTCGTGCCACGTGCCGGCGCGGCGCTCTCGGCGGGGGATATCGAGTCACACTGCCGGGAGCGGCTGGCGGGGTACAAGTGTCCACGGACGATCCGTCTTGCCGACGCTGTGCCCCGCACCGATTCAGGGACGGTCGACCGCGACGCAGTGCGGAAGCGACTCGTCGATTAG
- the mce gene encoding methylmalonyl-CoA epimerase — protein MRFDHLGVATRDGDALADLFGRLFDASVAHQETVDDLSVTFLDLGNGYLELLEPLTDEGPTARFLDRDGPGIHHVALATADVAAALDAARECGVKLIDDTPRPGAWGHDVAFLHPESTGGVLVEFVEH, from the coding sequence ATGCGCTTCGATCATCTCGGCGTCGCCACGCGTGACGGCGACGCGCTCGCGGACCTGTTCGGGCGGTTGTTCGACGCGTCGGTCGCGCACCAAGAGACGGTCGACGACCTCTCGGTCACGTTTCTGGACCTGGGGAACGGCTATCTCGAGCTGCTCGAGCCGCTCACCGACGAGGGACCGACCGCACGGTTCCTCGACCGTGACGGCCCGGGCATTCATCATGTCGCCCTAGCGACAGCGGACGTGGCGGCCGCCCTCGACGCAGCGCGCGAGTGTGGCGTCAAACTCATAGACGACACACCCCGTCCGGGTGCCTGGGGACACGACGTCGCCTTCCTCCACCCCGAATCGACCGGTGGCGTCCTCGTGGAGTTCGTGGAGCACTGA
- a CDS encoding acyl-CoA mutase large subunit family protein, translating into MFDPDDLEAIREGKAQWEAETYGPTVDRFGERKEAFTTDTEGQSVDPLYTPADVADLDYDEDVGFPGEEPYTRGVYSTMYRGRLWTMRQYAGMGTATETNERFNYLLDEGQTGLSMAFDLPTQMGYDSDAAMAAGEVGKSGVAIDTLRDMETVFDGIPLSEVSTSMTINAPAAILLAMYVAIGDQQGVDRTELRGTIQNDIMKEYIARNLYIYPPEQSMRLITDIFEFCADEVPKFNTISISGYHIREAGSTAAQEIAFTLGNGIEYVNAALDAGLAVDEFAPQLSFFFNAHNNIFEEVAKFRAARRMWATIMTERFGAENPKSKQLKFHAQTGGSTLTAQQIENNVVRVSYQALAAVLGGTQSLHTNGKDEALSLPTEQSVRTALRTQQILAHESGAADTIDPLAGSYYVESLTDDLEREAFDLLDEIDERGGMLDAVKSQWVQGQIQDVAFDRQQEIEEGERIIVGVNEYQVDEDPEVELEEVTEEDERRQVDRLETVRAERDDEAVEAALAALRETARGDDNLLPPIVDAVKAYASVGEISNVLRDEFGEYQPGR; encoded by the coding sequence ATGTTCGACCCCGACGACCTCGAAGCGATCCGCGAGGGCAAAGCCCAGTGGGAGGCCGAGACGTACGGCCCCACCGTGGACCGCTTCGGCGAGCGAAAGGAGGCGTTCACGACCGACACGGAGGGGCAGTCGGTCGACCCGCTCTACACGCCGGCGGATGTTGCTGACCTCGATTACGACGAGGACGTGGGTTTCCCGGGCGAGGAGCCGTACACGCGCGGCGTCTACTCGACGATGTACCGCGGGCGGCTGTGGACCATGCGCCAGTACGCGGGCATGGGCACCGCCACCGAGACCAACGAGCGGTTCAACTACCTGCTCGACGAGGGCCAGACCGGCCTCTCGATGGCCTTCGACCTGCCGACGCAGATGGGCTACGACTCCGACGCCGCGATGGCGGCGGGCGAGGTGGGGAAGTCGGGCGTCGCCATCGACACCCTGCGCGACATGGAGACGGTGTTCGACGGCATCCCGCTGTCCGAGGTGTCGACCAGCATGACCATCAACGCGCCCGCGGCCATCCTGCTCGCGATGTACGTCGCCATCGGCGACCAGCAGGGTGTCGACCGGACCGAACTCCGGGGGACGATCCAGAACGACATCATGAAGGAGTACATCGCGCGCAACCTCTACATCTACCCGCCGGAACAGTCGATGCGGCTCATCACGGACATCTTCGAGTTCTGTGCGGACGAGGTGCCGAAGTTCAACACCATCTCCATCTCCGGCTACCACATCCGCGAGGCTGGCTCCACCGCCGCCCAGGAGATTGCGTTCACCCTGGGCAACGGCATCGAGTACGTCAACGCCGCCCTCGACGCCGGCCTCGCTGTCGACGAGTTCGCCCCACAGCTCTCCTTTTTCTTCAACGCGCACAACAACATCTTCGAGGAAGTGGCGAAGTTCCGCGCCGCCCGCCGGATGTGGGCGACGATCATGACGGAGCGCTTCGGCGCCGAGAACCCGAAATCCAAGCAGTTGAAGTTCCACGCCCAGACGGGCGGGTCGACGCTGACGGCCCAGCAGATCGAAAACAACGTCGTCCGGGTGTCCTACCAGGCGCTCGCGGCGGTCCTGGGTGGGACCCAGAGCCTTCACACCAACGGCAAGGACGAGGCGCTGTCGCTCCCGACCGAACAGAGCGTGCGGACGGCGCTGCGCACCCAGCAAATCCTCGCCCACGAGTCGGGGGCGGCCGACACCATCGACCCCCTCGCCGGGAGCTACTACGTCGAATCGCTGACCGACGACCTCGAACGGGAGGCGTTCGACCTGCTAGACGAAATCGACGAGCGCGGCGGGATGCTGGACGCGGTGAAATCCCAGTGGGTCCAGGGGCAGATCCAGGACGTCGCCTTCGACCGCCAGCAGGAAATCGAGGAGGGCGAGCGAATCATCGTCGGGGTCAACGAGTATCAGGTCGACGAGGACCCCGAGGTGGAGTTGGAGGAAGTGACCGAGGAGGACGAGCGCCGGCAAGTGGATCGCCTGGAGACGGTTCGCGCGGAGCGCGACGACGAGGCGGTGGAGGCGGCGCTCGCCGCCCTCCGCGAGACCGCGCGCGGCGACGACAACCTCCTCCCGCCCATCGTCGACGCCGTCAAGGCGTACGCGTCGGTCGGCGAGATATCGAACGTGCTCCGCGACGAGTTTGGCGAGTACCAGCCGGGTCGGTAG
- a CDS encoding SHOCT domain-containing protein → MQLPTLSGLAPLAQWHPGPHGPGPHGPHWGGAGTGMGTGAGVGVGGGWLLTLLLVVLLLVVVAAVLLYAVRTVDARDVGADEEGDRALDTLRERYATGEVDDEEFERRLTRLQKTG, encoded by the coding sequence ATGCAACTCCCAACGCTGTCCGGTCTCGCACCCCTCGCACAGTGGCATCCCGGCCCCCACGGACCCGGTCCACACGGCCCGCACTGGGGCGGTGCCGGAACGGGAATGGGCACCGGGGCCGGTGTCGGTGTTGGCGGCGGCTGGTTGCTCACCCTCCTGTTGGTCGTCCTCCTCCTGGTCGTCGTCGCAGCGGTGCTCCTGTACGCGGTCCGGACCGTGGACGCCCGTGATGTCGGCGCCGACGAGGAGGGAGACCGAGCGCTCGATACACTCCGTGAGCGGTACGCGACCGGCGAGGTCGACGACGAGGAGTTCGAGCGTCGGCTGACTCGACTCCAGAAGACGGGGTGA
- a CDS encoding creatininase family protein: MYLADETWPELEDYFADESLALVPLGSTEQHGPHLPLATDHLIAEAFAREAADRTGTLCTPTINVGVSPHHKQFHGTMWADAPTFRDYVESVTRNLAYHGIDRVVYVNAHGGNVDHLREVGRRLRDDETLYAIEWMWDESIPELVDDLFAQNGPHGGPKETAMIQHLRPELVREDRLDDARDGGVSDVNAAGTVKHGSRTFYDAIDNTENGVLGDQTDATAAKGEELFDAAVDQLCQLCGWLDAQAFEDLMPKSHV, translated from the coding sequence ATGTATCTCGCAGACGAGACCTGGCCGGAACTGGAGGATTACTTCGCCGACGAGTCGCTAGCGCTCGTCCCGCTGGGATCGACCGAACAGCACGGGCCGCACCTGCCGCTGGCGACGGATCACCTGATCGCCGAGGCGTTCGCTCGCGAGGCGGCCGACCGAACCGGCACTCTCTGCACGCCGACGATCAACGTCGGCGTCAGTCCGCACCACAAGCAGTTCCACGGCACGATGTGGGCGGACGCCCCCACCTTCCGTGACTACGTGGAGTCAGTTACTCGCAATCTCGCGTACCACGGCATCGACCGCGTCGTCTACGTCAACGCCCACGGCGGCAACGTCGACCACCTGCGCGAGGTGGGCCGTCGCCTCCGCGACGACGAAACCCTCTACGCCATCGAGTGGATGTGGGACGAGAGCATCCCCGAACTCGTCGACGACCTGTTCGCACAGAACGGGCCACACGGCGGGCCGAAGGAGACGGCCATGATCCAGCATCTCCGGCCCGAACTGGTCCGGGAGGACCGCCTCGACGATGCGCGTGACGGCGGCGTCTCCGATGTCAACGCGGCGGGCACCGTCAAACACGGCTCCCGGACGTTCTACGACGCCATCGACAACACCGAAAACGGCGTCCTCGGCGATCAGACCGACGCGACCGCAGCGAAAGGCGAGGAGCTGTTCGATGCGGCGGTCGACCAGCTCTGTCAGCTCTGTGGGTGGCTCGATGCACAGGCGTTCGAGGACCTCATGCCGAAATCGCACGTCTAA
- a CDS encoding nascent polypeptide-associated complex protein: MFGGGGMNPRKMKQMMKQMGIDVTELDAEEVVIRTGDEELVFSDVQVTRMDAQGQETYQVVGDPEHREAGGAAGAVEAGEEAAEAEESTESGGIPDEDVELVAQRAGVGKDAAREALEDADGDLAAAIASLE; this comes from the coding sequence ATGTTTGGTGGCGGCGGCATGAATCCGCGGAAGATGAAACAGATGATGAAACAGATGGGCATCGACGTGACCGAACTCGATGCCGAAGAGGTCGTGATCCGGACCGGAGACGAGGAACTCGTCTTCTCGGACGTCCAGGTGACTCGCATGGACGCCCAGGGTCAGGAGACGTACCAGGTCGTCGGCGACCCCGAACACCGCGAAGCGGGCGGAGCAGCGGGCGCCGTCGAGGCCGGTGAGGAAGCGGCGGAAGCCGAGGAATCGACGGAATCGGGCGGCATCCCGGACGAGGATGTCGAACTCGTCGCCCAGCGCGCCGGTGTGGGCAAGGACGCGGCCCGCGAGGCGCTCGAGGACGCGGACGGCGATCTGGCGGCGGCCATCGCCAGCCTCGAGTGA
- a CDS encoding methyltransferase domain-containing protein, protein MILLVHDDREYLRAPGEELQTDLGVLTVPEDVEPGDRLETHLGTEFVVREPRGPDLFDHFERTGAPMMPRDVGLIVGFTGAAADDRILDAGTGTGVLAAYLGRIGAAVHTYERDPDFADVARENMRLAGVEDAVDVHTGDVTDELDALADGPGFDVLTLDTEDASTVVRRAPDLVVSGGFVVVYSPFIEGSRDAVAAAEETGLTDVTTYETIQRSMQFDDRGSRPDTRGVGHTGYLTVARR, encoded by the coding sequence GTGATCCTCCTGGTCCACGACGACCGGGAGTATCTCCGCGCGCCCGGTGAGGAGCTCCAGACCGACCTCGGCGTGTTGACGGTGCCGGAGGACGTCGAACCCGGCGACCGCCTGGAGACCCATCTCGGCACGGAGTTCGTCGTCCGCGAGCCACGCGGCCCCGACCTGTTCGACCACTTCGAGCGCACGGGCGCGCCGATGATGCCCCGTGACGTCGGTCTCATCGTGGGCTTCACGGGCGCCGCAGCCGACGACCGCATCCTCGACGCCGGCACCGGCACGGGCGTCCTCGCGGCGTATCTCGGCCGCATCGGCGCGGCCGTCCACACCTACGAGCGCGATCCCGACTTCGCCGACGTCGCCCGCGAGAACATGCGTCTCGCGGGCGTCGAGGACGCGGTCGACGTTCACACCGGCGACGTGACCGACGAACTCGACGCGCTCGCCGACGGCCCGGGCTTCGACGTGCTGACGCTCGACACCGAGGACGCGTCGACGGTGGTCCGGCGCGCGCCGGACCTGGTCGTCAGCGGCGGGTTCGTCGTCGTTTACTCCCCCTTCATCGAGGGCTCGCGCGACGCCGTCGCGGCCGCGGAGGAGACGGGTCTGACCGACGTGACGACCTACGAAACCATCCAGCGATCGATGCAGTTCGACGACCGCGGCTCCCGGCCCGACACGCGCGGCGTCGGCCACACGGGGTATCTGACCGTCGCGCGCCGGTAA
- a CDS encoding peptide ABC transporter ATP-binding protein: MTDAPSAGDRPPTDRPLDIDADLTLDVDGETVSIRGYGDLIVVSAPSVGVAWSLARTAGPLLDQLSAADVTLDCRVQGRSIARVVPGDGPGPLSRTLGLAPARLSVGGLLLAALATRS, translated from the coding sequence GTGACCGACGCGCCGTCCGCCGGCGACCGACCGCCGACCGATCGTCCGCTCGACATCGACGCCGATCTGACGCTCGATGTCGACGGCGAGACAGTGTCGATCCGCGGCTACGGCGATCTGATCGTCGTCTCGGCGCCGTCGGTCGGCGTCGCGTGGTCGCTCGCCCGCACTGCCGGTCCCCTGCTCGACCAGTTATCGGCGGCCGACGTGACCCTCGACTGCCGGGTGCAGGGACGGAGTATCGCCCGCGTGGTGCCCGGCGACGGCCCCGGTCCGCTCTCCCGAACGCTCGGTCTCGCGCCAGCGCGTCTCAGCGTCGGCGGCCTCCTTCTCGCGGCGCTGGCGACGCGTTCGTAA
- a CDS encoding transcription factor S has product MEFCDECGSMMQAEDGMWTCTQCGHEKPRNAETEAQMVTTQSQEESEIIESGGGSSGLPTTSANCPECDNDTAYWYMQQIRAADESETRFFVCTECEHKWREDDH; this is encoded by the coding sequence ATGGAGTTTTGCGACGAATGCGGCTCGATGATGCAGGCAGAAGACGGGATGTGGACCTGCACCCAGTGCGGTCACGAGAAACCGCGCAATGCCGAGACGGAGGCACAGATGGTGACGACCCAGTCCCAGGAGGAATCGGAGATCATCGAATCCGGCGGCGGCTCTAGCGGTCTCCCGACGACCAGCGCCAACTGCCCGGAGTGTGACAACGACACGGCGTACTGGTACATGCAACAGATTCGGGCGGCCGACGAGTCGGAGACACGATTTTTCGTCTGTACCGAATGCGAACACAAGTGGCGCGAAGACGACCACTAA
- a CDS encoding enoyl-CoA hydratase/isomerase family protein, producing the protein MSWNTVTLDISDGVARLTVDRPDALNAMNPETLEELEAAIREAERESARVLVLTGAGDDAFIAGADIDYMREFSTPEALAYAERGQNIVRNLQEFPGVTIAAINGYAFGGGCEFSLACDLRVASERAIIGQTEIDLGIIPGWGGTQLLQRLVSDEVARRLVFFGERLDATDAHEHGLVGEVVAHDELYDHVDEMAAELASKPRHALYAAKEALNAFHETGGEGGLTVERRAWSGLFGTPDQREGMAAFVEKREPDFE; encoded by the coding sequence ATGTCATGGAACACCGTTACGCTGGATATCTCCGATGGTGTCGCACGCCTCACGGTCGACCGCCCCGACGCGCTGAACGCGATGAACCCCGAGACGCTGGAGGAACTCGAAGCCGCCATCAGGGAGGCAGAACGCGAGTCGGCGCGCGTTCTGGTCCTGACGGGGGCCGGCGACGATGCGTTCATTGCCGGCGCCGACATCGACTACATGCGGGAGTTCTCGACGCCCGAGGCCCTGGCGTACGCCGAGCGCGGGCAGAACATCGTCCGGAACCTCCAGGAGTTCCCGGGTGTCACCATCGCGGCGATCAACGGCTACGCCTTCGGCGGCGGCTGCGAGTTCTCCCTCGCCTGCGACCTCCGCGTCGCGAGCGAGCGGGCCATCATCGGGCAGACGGAGATCGACCTGGGCATCATTCCGGGGTGGGGCGGGACACAGCTCCTCCAGCGTCTCGTCTCCGACGAGGTGGCGCGCCGTTTGGTCTTCTTCGGCGAGCGCCTCGACGCCACCGACGCCCACGAGCACGGACTGGTCGGCGAAGTCGTCGCCCACGACGAACTGTACGACCATGTCGACGAGATGGCGGCGGAACTCGCGTCCAAACCCCGCCACGCGCTCTACGCGGCCAAGGAGGCGCTCAACGCCTTCCACGAGACGGGCGGCGAAGGCGGCCTCACCGTCGAACGCCGGGCCTGGAGCGGGCTGTTCGGCACGCCGGACCAGCGCGAAGGGATGGCGGCGTTCGTCGAGAAGCGCGAGCCGGACTTCGAGTAG
- a CDS encoding DUF5797 family protein: MTLSAAERDRLADIVRLQPTKNSELQERWGLDSGSEVHSYLEEHLSDYYYRNENSYICATPEAADITGVEPGLEGGEDGPQVIRVPELEAQVFAVVAGPDDRSESVVSVLQKVRERFDADPDVDAVREALQSLRQKGVVDVVYRTVPTFKLAVERDSVDVETL, from the coding sequence ATGACGCTGTCAGCAGCAGAACGCGACCGACTGGCGGACATCGTCCGTCTCCAGCCGACGAAAAACAGCGAACTCCAGGAGCGCTGGGGGCTCGACAGCGGCAGCGAGGTCCACTCGTATCTCGAAGAGCATCTGAGTGACTACTACTACCGCAACGAGAACAGCTACATCTGCGCGACGCCCGAGGCGGCGGATATCACGGGCGTCGAACCAGGTCTTGAGGGTGGCGAGGACGGCCCACAGGTCATCCGCGTCCCCGAACTCGAAGCGCAGGTGTTCGCGGTCGTGGCGGGTCCCGATGACCGCTCCGAGAGCGTCGTGAGTGTCCTCCAGAAGGTGCGCGAGCGGTTCGACGCCGACCCCGATGTCGACGCGGTGCGGGAGGCGCTCCAAAGCCTGCGCCAGAAGGGCGTCGTCGACGTCGTCTACCGCACCGTGCCGACGTTCAAACTCGCCGTCGAGCGCGACAGCGTCGACGTCGAGACGCTGTAG
- a CDS encoding DUF5787 family protein — MTGFPGDAEFGFELVTCRWAERAWPPHREADTVPIVARQLGTRKRRWDTVVVEADPEGLAARAAFGAETLDSDRLHIVRNASDEWAWYRDALPDPGYPWRYVREAIHRADARGAVETRRDGNRIQIRQVAPYPDWVRRIVAIENKPDLSASAARRLGDQLDHDVSTALADEVWVATAATGETVEPALLEDLPVEAGVLALSADGDHPIPDADVTWLPATLDPTTDTTLPAAEKAEKRLRLAERAYGAGWRSYVETMRPDCRSFELRERASAFVPWCDAKDCHQTAAECSGSCPSFAPEPPAWRTRGWPIEGGPGKAIQRLLARRRRRHR, encoded by the coding sequence GTGACCGGCTTCCCAGGCGACGCCGAGTTCGGCTTCGAACTCGTCACCTGCCGGTGGGCCGAGCGCGCGTGGCCACCCCACCGCGAGGCGGACACCGTCCCGATCGTCGCCCGCCAACTCGGCACCCGGAAGCGACGCTGGGACACCGTCGTCGTCGAGGCCGACCCCGAGGGGCTCGCGGCCCGGGCCGCCTTCGGCGCGGAGACGCTCGACTCGGACCGCCTGCATATCGTCCGCAACGCCTCCGACGAGTGGGCGTGGTACCGCGACGCGCTGCCCGACCCGGGCTACCCCTGGCGGTACGTCCGCGAGGCGATCCACCGGGCCGACGCGCGGGGCGCCGTCGAGACGCGCCGCGACGGCAACCGCATTCAGATCCGGCAGGTCGCGCCCTACCCCGACTGGGTGCGCCGCATCGTCGCCATCGAGAACAAGCCCGACCTGTCGGCGAGTGCGGCCCGTCGCCTCGGCGACCAACTCGACCACGACGTGTCGACGGCGCTGGCCGACGAGGTGTGGGTCGCCACCGCCGCGACGGGCGAGACGGTCGAACCCGCGCTGCTCGAAGACCTCCCCGTCGAGGCGGGCGTGCTGGCGCTGTCGGCCGACGGCGACCACCCGATTCCCGACGCCGACGTGACCTGGTTGCCCGCGACCCTCGACCCGACGACGGATACCACGCTGCCGGCAGCGGAGAAAGCCGAGAAACGGTTACGGCTGGCGGAGCGGGCCTACGGCGCCGGGTGGCGGTCGTACGTCGAAACGATGCGCCCCGACTGTCGGTCGTTCGAACTCCGCGAGCGCGCGAGTGCGTTCGTCCCCTGGTGTGACGCGAAGGACTGCCACCAGACGGCGGCGGAATGTTCCGGCTCCTGTCCGTCGTTCGCACCGGAGCCGCCGGCCTGGCGCACGCGTGGCTGGCCCATCGAGGGCGGGCCGGGCAAGGCGATCCAGCGACTGCTCGCGCGTCGCCGTCGCCGGCACCGCTGA
- a CDS encoding bis(5'-nucleosyl)-tetraphosphatase: MTVEATSAGAILFRDTRGHREYLLLKSRPGDWEFPKGGVEGDEELQQTAIREVTEEAGIEDFRLIDGFREEYDYVFEAGGNTIHKTVHLFIARSFEASAELSNEHRDLQWRDYDQAINTITQDGPRQILEDAHDYLDDLVTEVDAEEADRERTYLG, encoded by the coding sequence ATGACGGTTGAAGCGACCAGTGCTGGAGCCATCCTCTTCCGCGACACCCGTGGCCATCGGGAGTACTTGCTCCTGAAGAGCCGACCGGGGGACTGGGAGTTCCCCAAGGGCGGGGTCGAAGGCGACGAGGAACTCCAGCAGACTGCGATCAGAGAAGTCACCGAGGAGGCCGGCATCGAAGACTTCCGGCTCATCGACGGCTTTCGCGAGGAGTACGACTACGTGTTCGAGGCAGGCGGCAACACCATCCACAAGACGGTCCACCTGTTCATCGCCCGGTCGTTCGAGGCGAGCGCCGAGCTCTCGAACGAACACCGCGACCTGCAGTGGCGCGACTACGACCAGGCGATCAACACGATCACCCAGGACGGCCCCCGCCAGATCCTCGAGGACGCCCACGACTATCTCGACGACCTCGTGACCGAGGTCGATGCGGAGGAAGCGGACCGCGAACGGACCTATCTCGGGTAG